The genomic region AAAGCTTTGTGCAACAAAGATAAAGTTTGAAAGGGAAATATATGCCAGAATGGACAGGTGCGTGAAATATTCTATTTACATACTTAGTGTATTGCACATATTGAATACAATACGAATATTCACGTTGAATGTAATGTTCGTCACTAACataacttttatatataattcataacGATATGATGACTTATTTAATgatctattttaaataattcctTAACAGTGTTCAACAAGAGTTATTAAAACTGCAACACATCTTGAATCCATCCTATTCTTGTGAAAAATCGGAAGGAGAAACAGCGCAAAAGTCTATTAGCGATAACTCACAAGGGAATAAGATTGAAGAAACAATACAAGATTTGAAGAATGAAATGTCAAACCAGTATGTATacgtttatgtttttatgtatcaAATTCCTCCAGCTGCAGTGCACAAGTTGTTAGAATGACCACatcataaattgtttaaaaactttttttttttttcttttcttttttttttggggggggggggtatggtTCAATAATTAGCAAGCATATTTTGGTTGCAACATGTTTGATTGTTATAAGAAGTTAGAGAAATGTTACGAATTAggatattatcatatttataatcaaaaggcatttgcattttttgcgAAATCTCTTTATACAAATGAATATGGTTTTTTGTGTCAACACTACCAAATTAACAATGACTTGTAGCTTTGTGGtattgcagctatttttctgaaagaaatttgattttttttgttatcagAAAACAGATTTAATccacattttcattattttattgaataaatttaaattatattatcaGAAAAAATCACAGTAGATTGTTAATTAGGAAGTCTGAGGCATTTTGatacataatcatatttataatgTCACCAGACTTTTCcggaaaaaatacaaatacgttttatccaaaatctgaCAAAATCGTCTTTCATTGAATTTGGTCAACACCTTATTACcccaaaacatgttgcaaagGATGTATGTTTTGCTGCTAAAAACGGTTTCCAAAAACAGATTTCATAAAAAGaattgaatttgattttttatataaaatatgttttatttcccTTAGTTATTGTCATAAAAGGTTAATACAATACCGTTTTGAATAAAGAGTTAGTCTCGTTGTCaacttcatttcaaaattaaattgtattttaatgaatgCCCTTTTCAGTCAGCAACTGTACCAGCGCAAGTGTAAAGACCTGTGTCAAACACTGGAAGGTATATTGAATTCAAATAAGGATCCTGTAAAGGCAAATGGAGATCAACCCAAAGACCCCCCACAAAACGTAGGTCCCAAAGGTACTGAACGTCGAGGAACTACTGGAAAAGGAAACGCGCCAACTGATATTGCAAAACCCATTGAGAAGCCAACGGAAACAATGGAAGATGTTGAAAAGCTCGTAAAGAACGTGCAGCAACAGATGGAAAAAAGAGAACGAGAGTAAGTAAATACAGGTCGCTGTTTTTGATTACATAATTCCTTTTATATCATTTCTTCAGTTCAAAATAAACTTTAGTGATACATCTGTCATGGTTGTACGTTTATTACGAAGTggaaagttttaaatatttccctTTTATGCTCTTTATCGTTGTGCAACTtgtaaatgttatatacatCCATTGTTTATGTACGATATAAGGGCCCTTGCTTTTGTGAAAACGGTGGATAGTGGAGGCATCTGTGTCCTATGAACACATTTCccttcatttcattatattaaagatcaaaaatgtttattgaacgCATAGAAGAAATAAAGAAGGGCATTTTAGAGATGCATCAAATGCATATCTTTTTGAATATctatcttatttaaaaatatgtcattaggaaaccacaagacattgttgaccGGGAAGTATGGGGCATGTTGACACattgtcagttttattttgtcaacatacTTTTCCAAAAAGAAGGAAGCAAATGCTTGATGATCCAAAATCTGATTGACTCATATTTcagttttgataattatttttaattaaaacagttacttttttatgaaatatgttatattgcTTTAAATGTTAACACAGGTAAATACAGTAAAGTTTAGAATTAAAGGGTAAGGCTCGTTgtcaacatcattttaaatttattttgtattctaATGAATTCCTTTCTTAGTCAGCAACTGTACCAACGCAAGTGTAACGACATGTGTTTAACACTGGAAGGTATATTGAATTCCAATAAAGATCCTGTTAAGGCAAATGGATATCAACCCAAAGAACCCCCACAAAACGTGGGTCCCAAAGGTACTGAAGGACGAGGAACTAAACACACTACTGGAAAAGGAAACGCGCCAACTGATATTGCAAAACCTACTGAGAAGCCAAAGGAAACAATAGAAGATGTTGAAAAGCTCATAAAGAACGTGCAGCAACAGATGGAAGAAAGAGAACGAGAGTAAGTATGTACAACTACAATTgaagtatgttgttgttttcgacttttttttataacatttgcaAGTCACTctttttaatttagaaataatatGCATGTTTGAATTGTAACTGCATGTATCTGTACAGACTCGCAATGCGgttaacatcattttaaaggCCCCTGGTGATATAAGACAAGGTTATGTTAATGTCCCCGAAAGGTGGCATATATAAATCGCACTACCCGTCTGTACGCCTATGCTTCCGTATGTCCGTCTCAGCTATAACTTTACTATTATTAACGGCAATTCAATCAGACTTCACCAGATTGAACAAGCACCATAATAAATGATGTCGAATTAAAATCCGTTCTCCTCTCttaaaggttaaggtcacacttggaggtcAATAAAGTAAAAATGGATTTCATAGTAAAGCCTCAGCCATAACGTTGTTATTAGTGATGCGAATTCAATCAAATTTCACATATCATGCTacatatttatgattgtttaGCAATGGTTCGGtcataactttttatttctcCATTGCAAGGCGTGTCACTGATAACATTTGGTCAGGTCGAAGTTTGAGATTTATGATGTGGATTTCTTAGCAAGTTCTTTAGTTGTATGTAGGCCATAAAATTGCATCGTATAATGGGAATTCAGTCAGTCTTCACAGATTTACATGATTATTTACCAGCATTTGATGCATCGAGACATTTGTTTTTGGCTGGGCCAGAGTTATGTCTATTGACATTATTCGAATAAATAATTTAGATTACGGAATTTAGCGTAACACTTATGTAGGAGCGTGCTTGAGTTAGTGTTAGTGTAAACTTAACAAAGACGTAAGGCTATAATTATGGTCTTCATGTGCAATTGTGAACTTTgcgtcaaggtcattgttactaaaaatagaaaaagggtttatatctttttatcagtacaaaataaattaaagtgaTAAATTTGATATGTATATCCGTATATTTCGAGGTTGAAACTTTGGTATTGCCTTTTTATGCTCCAAATCGTTGTGTAACTAGTATACTTTAAGTAAAAACTTTGTCAATGAACGGAATAGTGTCCCTTGCTTTTGTTACAACTGTGGAAAGATGGGGAATCTATTTCCTATGAttacatttcaatgttttatttatattacagatcaaaaatatttattgaactCGTAGAAGAAATAAAGAAGGATATTTCAGAAATGCATGACTATTTTTGGCCTCGTTTATCGACACCGACGTCGAATAGTGACACAAACGCTTTGGCTAAAagtaaaaaggaaaataaaaatgttgaaagtGATACAGAGAGCTCGACCAATGAAAATATGACACATGTTCTCAAGGTTGTGAAAGAGATGACAGCAAGGTAGTGCACTCTGTTTGATCTGATCCATGCATTTCTACTTGATATgaacttgtttaatatttattgactTCTCTGTCTTCCATTCTgctaacaattattttaataatttcaggTTGAAGGGGATTCCAGCACTTGTGAAAAATTTGAAACTTGAATGTGTGCGTATGTGCGATGACTTAAAAGAGCCTCTTCCGGAAAACATAGACATTCGTCCAAACGAAGAAGAGCCGGTTATGTTTCTAGAAATTaagaataaaatcgacagagcACGTCAGGCTGTAGCTGAAATTCTGTGTGTTCACGGTTTCTTTTGATAATGTTATCAAAACATACCTTATGTATTATCATTACAGTTTGCACAGCGAGTGCCctatattaaatatcaaaactcaATATATATACTAGTTCATGAATTGGCAACAATTGAAGTGATTCTTACTATTAAGTTAGTTCTACACTACAATCTAAATAATCTTATTTGAATTGATAGGAATGGTCGTGCTGAAACAGAACTCGCGATCTCTCAGCTAAAAGAGAAGAATGGGCAATTAGATGGCGATGTGAAAGAGCTGACATTAAGGCAAGTTGGCAAATTATTGTTTCGCCAGCGAAGTATGGCTGACACGGTGATCACTTTGTCTTGCGTCGTCGTTGCCCGCTTTTTCAATTGTACAGATACCTTGTACGCAAATACGTCATGGTCGTCAGATTACCACTATTGTTGTTTGTGATAGTAGGTCAAAGGACAAGGCCGTGGTGACTTATACTATAAATAAGTTCAGTAAATTGTGAATGATTTGTATAATGCTCAAGTTTTGTATGCACATTGATAGTGGTCCGTATATTACTGCAATggattttgatttttgtatgGCAAAGCACCAGGTCGTAGTGAATTTGATCGAACAATGGTTGACAATTCTAGAAATATGGTTATTTGTCATGACTAGTGTATTTTCCCTATAGCTTTAGACGGCACCAGATCAAAGGTTTAGCGCATATAAGCAAGTCGAAAAAGATTTAATTATACAGTCTTTAAACTCGATAGAAATATTTGCCATGACCAGATTGTGACTCAATTTGGCTTAAAGGCCAGATGGACAAGAGTCAATGTTATCGATAAAGTTATTCAGAAATCCGTTTGGCGTGATATATAAGAAACATTTGATCCTAGCATCCACAAActtattaaaattgttcattgttttcagTAGTCACACTCTAATAGTTTTAGGGTCACTAGTTTAAAAATGACTATGGTGTGCCCAATATTTGTATAAACGGTATCCGCTTAATCTGTACTATCCAAAATAGGAATGCTGCTTTTAAACAGAAGATTCACCCTATTGATTTGGAAATAGACTGGTCAAAGCTGAAGGTCGTAGTAAcccattaaaatatattttcaactcTTACACATAGGGATACTTGCTATAACATTGGTGTATAAGTGTGATCATAAAACTTATAAAGCTTGGTTGACTCGTAATCCTTAGTCTAGATAAAACTGGAATTaggttttattatatacccatcataaatccacacgcaatacatatcgcaaaataagGTAATCCGTATTCCACCCCAGTGCAATAcgccactcttgtgacgtcacgtcataacaagtatcgttgcgcgatgttaaaatgacgtcataaaacaaaatagggcgtcgttaaaatgacatttatcatgaaaacatgtggctttatAGTATattagggttattagtactgcgttttgatccggatgtCGTATTCGCATgattttttgcagattttgatttcactcggcttccgcctcgtgaaatccgaatctgcaaaaatccactcgaggcGAATACagcctcccggatcaaaacgcagtacgaATAACCCTATTATACTTTagctttttttgtttaacatcatGTTTGTAAGATTTCGTACAAGATTCTGTAATCAAGAAACATAACCATCTATGTGTAGAGTATGATTATGTCAatataaaagtgttaaaatatacacaatcatatttacaaaaatatcatttttctatttccgCTTTAATCTCGTTTACTTGTTCTTTTTGTGGCTGAATTGCGaataaaaaagtacaatttaCAGGTTAAGACTTTACTTAAAAACTTTTATCGATAGATTATCAAAGTATGCAGGGGCAAGACTTCGCGACAACAACCCCAACATAACTGATCTAAGCGACCCTAATCGACCGACAAAACTTGGAGAAgagttttcaaaactgtacgaTGATGAATGGACGGACGCTTTTGATGAAATGTCGAAAAACGATAAAAAACTATCGGACACTCAAGCAATATCACGGTTAATAGAAGTATTTGAGGTGAGTTATCAATACAGTGCTTATCAACTCGTGTTAGTTATCAACTGTATATGGTATTATATAAGTACGGCATTATTCTTCAGTTTGAAACAGTACAAACATTTAGTTTATATCGCATAAAAGtatcttaaataatttaataattacaCATTTTGAAATGCTCTCGAAAGTACTTATGTCTTAGTGCATATAAGTTGCATACATTATACTACGAGTAAATTGATAACAAGGTTTTGGTGAAGCATAATGTTTCGAATCTGTATTGCATTACCAACAAACGCTCAACGTTACACTTAAAATTGGAACAATATTACAAACCTGATAATAATCCTTTTTAAAGCCGAAAGGTAAGGGCCAAAACGATACTGGCATGTGTGTTAAAAATATCATCGATTTTATTTTTAGGAAACCTTCAGATTCTGTAATGAAAGCTCAGATAAGCAGCTTGCATCTTTGCAGTCGTTGTTATTGAAACCAGCCACTTTTGCAACCAAAGACAGTTGCAAGGAGGTAGGGATCGATATAGATTTGTTTTGaattacattgattttaaacatCGCTTAACTATTCAACAGTTACAAATATGctcaaatgaaaaacatgtaaactTTACCATACCTCATATTGCATTTTCTAGAATGAAGAGCTTAGCCTACAGCCTGTAAGCTCAACATTGTTACACGATTTGAGAAAGAGCACTGCTGAAATTTCGGCCGAAGATGTTTTGCAGGTAACAAACAAGCGCTAACgcatgtttatattaatacattCTTTGAATTTGGAAAAAATTCTTAGCAAACCTATTAATTTTTATATACAGCCGTAAGGGAACTTTGTTATGCAAAACACGGATCTGTTAAATCGACAATAATATAATTACCATTATATTAAGAAAGAAATTGTGACCTTCACCAATTTTGATTTAAGGCATATATAGAGCAACATAGCGAACCCGAGGAAGAACAAACGCCAGGGAAGACACCAAACCCAAAAAGAAAGACGGAAGACATTGCAGGGCATGGTGACTCTATGTCATGTGTGGATAAGTACACACATAAATGCTTGCAGTTATCGTGGTTAGCAAGTGTCCAGACACCTCCAATTTACGTAGATTTTACAGTTGAGAAGAAAtcgaaatttgataaaaacttgTTCAGGGAGTATACTGCAACTGGGAATAAGATAGAATACGTTGTATGGCCGGCGGTTTACCTTCATCAAAACGGAGGATTATTGGTTAAAGGCGTTGCACAGGGAACACTTTAGATAATTATTTTGGGTGAAATGAAAGCAGAATATAACACGCGTTTTGGGATATTGTCTGGTGTTAGTGTGTCCATGTGACGTCACGATGTGTTACGCAATCTGCTAATTATTTccagtttaaacattttgactacGTCGTTATGATTTATCAAGGTATTGTGCAACAGGACGGCACATCTACCTCTTGCAATCGTCCTTATTTGAAGGTGTAAATTAGAGCAACTATCTGCACAAGTACTTGGTAATAGCGAGCGCTGTATAGTTCTGTGTCATAGAATGTCAGAATCAAGATgtgtttgtacatgtttatatatcttGTAATCCGTCAAAAACTTATTCTAGCTTCATAATAAGTATACCCAGCTTAGGTCGTTGTTACACATATATCAACGTTAATAATCTACTCAGAATATTAAACATTGTGagtgaatttaaataaattattaattgtgtcTAAAAGGCGCTCAGTATAGGTTGATGCTTATTTCtttaagattttataaaaaagagaGTAACATATCAAAggactcatatatatatatatatatatatatatatatatatatatatatatatatatatatatatatatatatatatatatatatatgtacagaAAACCATATGCATTTTAGTTTTGATCGTGcaagtaaaatgattttaatatgataatgcattcaagcaaacaaatgaaaatgttgcatCAGCCTATATTGTACGCCTTTAACTGTTGTCttcataagaaaaaaatggaatgttCTCGTAATATGATAAGTCATATCAATTTGTCATCTTTGATCGTTGTTTAACATATAATGTTTACTGTCCTGTCCTAaagattataaaacaaaatgcatttatcacaATAATAATCATTCATCAACACCGAAATTATATTCTAAAATTCTCGGCCAAAGCCCGTTCGGCGAGTGCTTagatttttggatttttttttgtgtgtgtgtgtgcatgcgtgcgtgcgtgcgtgcgtgcgtgtgtgttccAGTGTATAAAACTATCACACACCCATTTTAGGTCCATCCCGGAAAACCATGCTTTTCATCATGTGCAATCTCATTTGAAATTGTTCAGTAACTCTCGATCTTTTGTGAAATGGCATGATGCTCCTTTTAAGGTTCCTAACCAGTTTAGTGTGGAtcgttttttttatgaaaatttatgtttttactgtataaaatacagttataaagTAAGCACCTACACGATGTGTATATTTCAATCCATTATGCCCTTTAAAGTTacttttacaaacttttttaaaatttcagaaaGGTTGCAAATGTAAAACCTATCACAGGTAAAGtgtatttgcaaaaaaataatgaaaataatgtatcgTAAGTTCTTAATAtcaattgtaaattatgtgcATCGGTGTCAATCCATAATGAGGCCAATATAGAGCGGTTGCAGAACTAAAAACGAGATCTTGATGTCTGTtcttttttttggcatttttcgTTTGGCAGTTCCTTTAGATGTTAACCCAGCTTTCACATATTTACAGGTATATAGCACTACTAAACACCAAGCCAGTCTCAAGCCTGCTAGTATGAGGGGTCTCtaggtacatgtatttgcaaaataaaccttttttgaatgccagtgtttgttttgtgtatttggCTAAATAATACAACAGGGCCTTGACCTTGAAGATTTCTGCACATAAGCTACATGTAGATGTGGTAAACATTAAGGAGTTTATAATGGATTGGACATGCGATAGAGGGTAGGCAGATTCACAAAACAATTAGGCCctgatttcttgaaacttcttaagcttaacagggtTAAATTACTTATTTCAATCAGAAAATAACAAACTTCTATTTAAAActctaaattttatttatgaattgaAAATAAGTGTATCTCAtctattacaataataatttcccTTAAAAGTGTAAGATATcttacagaaataaatatttatcccTACTTGTCTGTGTTGTATCATAGCTATTTCCTTATTGGGTCtacatttttaacaacatagttaaaatgttatttaatgaaacaatatcCATCAAAACATGCCAGATATTAAAGTCATACTAATTAAGATTTCACTCAATATACTTTGAGAACACCATCCACCTCTGCTCATCAAACTTGAACTAGAACATGTTATGACTAGATAAATTGTGTTGACTTGACACCTTATAACATATAACAGTATAAACTGAATGCCATTTTTGACTAGTGTGACCATTGCAGTATTACacacttaataaaattatctACAACTACATCAATTGCATAATTCCAATCAAAACGAATATAACTGACTCTGTAACCTCATGAAGCGCCCAAGTCACACTTTCACAACAGTTGCCTATATTACAGGCTTCAAGCACACATATGGACTGACAAATGTATGTTGTAGTCACTTCCTTTTTTCACTTTCAATGCATTCCTGGTCTTCACTGGTTTTCCATGCTCAAGACAGGTCTGGCAAATTTGACGAACTATGCCCAACTCCTCTATCACGAGTTCGAGGTTTTCGTTTTCAGCCAGCTCTGTGTCCCCACATTGGAAGCAAACATCGTCAAACTGCATCGTTTTTCcttgaaatgtttgatgttGACATAAAAAAGCAGGCAGTATcaccatattatacatatattaataattaacaataaaaaggctaagcatataaacatgtttgaatataaCTGGTCTGCTTGCCGGATACAGACAGTCCTGTCATAAGTTTGATACATTTCCACAATTGCTTCTTTCTGCTCTGCTTACTTCTGTATTTGCTAGGACTAATATATCTTgcaacatattaaaaaataatatgaactaaggcgttgcctctacgggcttgaagtgttattgccggacactttaagtttacttaatgactaagtgaaacatactaggagtaaaagggtaacgtttttttgtatatgttaataaaactttttaaataacaagcagttctgttgctgttagcaatttatttagtgtATACGTAACAATCTTcaataatagtgtatacattatatataatgcttgactttatattttatatgaagtttagagttattctttttaattaacttaaataaagcaactatgcatttgagatcaagtacacaaacgcatttgaggaatatgttacaaacagaaaataaataaaaacaagagctgtcacacaGACaacgcgctcgactattccgccgcttttcggtgtatggactgaaaagttttggccaaacatgcattgttatattagatttcaatgcaatacatgatgtgctatCAAAacgcttgatagagttacctcctcctctgtacaggttggggggcgggggcatgatggtgaataagcgtgcaaagtttcaaagccagatgtcaatggactttgaaaatagttcaggtggtacgcaaacttacacgttaattctaagtaaaaaagggcataattctgtcaaaatgctcaATACAGTGACCTCcccctgtgtacaggttgggggcatgatggtgaacaagcgtgcgaagtttcaaaacagtatgtcaatggactttgaaaatatttcaggtggtacgcaaactttaacataagtggtaaTGCTGACGCTGACACTCCGGTGACCAgctagctctccttattcttcgaatagtcaagctaaaaatgatcACATATCAATAATGTTGCACTGAAGTATATTACAAGCAGgggtaattataattttaactagAATTGAATAGGCAAAAATGTAAGTAAATATGATggtaaaacatggcaaaacatttaatcaattactaataattatgattgtatATGAACACTATGTAGCCAAGCAGCTCTGGCAAATTGTCTGCAAACTATCTCGGTGAGAACACAGActatattcttatttgtttgttacaaaaacatacacccCACCCCCGCcaaaaaaagttacaaaattttaattataaacaaatgtgttgtttagattttaagggCAAATACAATTCTGCTTTAAACCCTCACATAATGTTTAACCCACAGGGTGatctaaaaagaaatgataaattgtaaTTACAATCAATATTCAACagagctgaaaatatattctaaatttagcacctatataaaatatacaataaaagtaaacaagtCAGTGATATTGTTGGAACACACCCAAATAAGAACTTAGTGAAAAACTGTCAGCTGAGCTCACTAAGCACTAAGCACTAAGcactatttcatatattttttatatttgttgagtgTACCAGCCAATAGAGCAAGACCAAATTTCAATTCCAAAtccatttatatatgaaaacaattgaaacaattatatatacagAATGATATCATGAGGCTATTAGACTATTCACATATGTcaatatgcacaaattaaggCTACAGTTATctactattaatttatatagatttatctgaagaaaaaaatgcttgcaatatgtgcagtgtcaaattatgttgataaaattcagtgttctcaaaagcacaatcaatgttttctgtactgacagctggatcttaaatgtttaacacacacacacatatatatatatatatatatatatatatatatatatatatatatatatatatatatatatatatatatatatcagttcaACAACATACAGTGATCTTGGATTCATTGACAGTTAAAACATCATAATTACTATACACCAAACTGATTTCttcttgaaaaaatcatgaataaaagaaaccgaacaaaccagcaaaaactgaaagtatctggttttaaatgctaaatatggCACAAAATTATCAGAACAGAGTTTTGCAATTGTCTATA from Mya arenaria isolate MELC-2E11 chromosome 3, ASM2691426v1 harbors:
- the LOC128228997 gene encoding uncharacterized protein LOC128228997 isoform X2 gives rise to the protein MSTPRGSGGRNTTNRGRGGGVNTTGGHGGGANTHGGRGVGVQSGGQQRKSPVDVRVKPAESTDKKKSEGLNLTNLYTFLKGRLEHYKLSSKAQCTSIMNVIEIMAEQKTERSAEERNVIYETWMKQIEQFAKDEKAKDCTLTLGEKTATLDQRAKKHEKILKLCATKIKFEREIYARMDSVQQELLKLQHILNPSYSCEKSEGETAQKSISDNSQGNKIEETIQDLKNEMSNHQQLYQRKCKDLCQTLEGILNSNKDPVKANGDQPKDPPQNVGPKGTERRGTTGKGNAPTDIAKPIEKPTETMEDVEKLVKNVQQQMEKRERDQQLYQRKCNDMCLTLEGILNSNKDPVKANGYQPKEPPQNVGPKGTEGRGTKHTTGKGNAPTDIAKPTEKPKETIEDVEKLIKNVQQQMEERERESKIFIELVEEIKKDISEMHDYFWPRLSTPTSNSDTNALAKSKKENKNVESDTESSTNENMTHVLKVVKEMTARLKGIPALVKNLKLECVRMCDDLKEPLPENIDIRPNEEEPVMFLEIKNKIDRARQAVAEILNGRAETELAISQLKEKNGQLDGDVKELTLRLSKYAGARLRDNNPNITDLSDPNRPTKLGEEFSKLYDDEWTDAFDEMSKNDKKLSDTQAISRLIEVFEETFRFCNESSDKQLASLQSLLLKPATFATKDSCKENEELSLQPVSSTLLHDLRKSTAEISAEDVLQAYIEQHSEPEEEQTPGKTPNPKRKTEDIAGHGDSMSCVDKYTHKCLQLSWLASVQTPPIYVDFTVEKKSKFDKNLFREYTATGNKIEYVVWPAVYLHQNGGLLVKGVAQGTL
- the LOC128228997 gene encoding uncharacterized protein LOC128228997 isoform X1, with translation MSTPRGSGGRNTTNRGRGGGVNTTGGHGGGANTHGGRGVGVQSGGQQRKSPVDVRVKPAESTDKKKSEGLNLTNLYTFLKGRLEHYKLSSKAQCTSIMNVIEIMAEQLVSFLEEKLKTERSAEERNVIYETWMKQIEQFAKDEKAKDCTLTLGEKTATLDQRAKKHEKILKLCATKIKFEREIYARMDSVQQELLKLQHILNPSYSCEKSEGETAQKSISDNSQGNKIEETIQDLKNEMSNHQQLYQRKCKDLCQTLEGILNSNKDPVKANGDQPKDPPQNVGPKGTERRGTTGKGNAPTDIAKPIEKPTETMEDVEKLVKNVQQQMEKRERDQQLYQRKCNDMCLTLEGILNSNKDPVKANGYQPKEPPQNVGPKGTEGRGTKHTTGKGNAPTDIAKPTEKPKETIEDVEKLIKNVQQQMEERERESKIFIELVEEIKKDISEMHDYFWPRLSTPTSNSDTNALAKSKKENKNVESDTESSTNENMTHVLKVVKEMTARLKGIPALVKNLKLECVRMCDDLKEPLPENIDIRPNEEEPVMFLEIKNKIDRARQAVAEILNGRAETELAISQLKEKNGQLDGDVKELTLRLSKYAGARLRDNNPNITDLSDPNRPTKLGEEFSKLYDDEWTDAFDEMSKNDKKLSDTQAISRLIEVFEETFRFCNESSDKQLASLQSLLLKPATFATKDSCKENEELSLQPVSSTLLHDLRKSTAEISAEDVLQAYIEQHSEPEEEQTPGKTPNPKRKTEDIAGHGDSMSCVDKYTHKCLQLSWLASVQTPPIYVDFTVEKKSKFDKNLFREYTATGNKIEYVVWPAVYLHQNGGLLVKGVAQGTL